The genomic segment ACAGGTGATGAAGGACAGACATATTTTTGGAGTTTCACATCTAAGGAACAGAAGAGTCTTGTCTCAAGGAATCGCAAATGGGCTTATTTCTCTTCGCAAAGGAAAAATTCCATGTTCGTGAGATTCTCTGAGCAGATGGTCTTCTTCTTGTTCGTTGAGCAAGCTGCCAATTTTAATTTTCCCTTTCTGAACCTTCTAGCCAGTTAGCTTGTCTTCTGAAATTTATCTGctattttttgttataaataccAAGCAATCGTCATGCTTCATCCTTCACTAGTATGTTAAGTTGTAAGTGAGAGTTGTAGGATACTTTACATGTTAAGTACCTTTTATGTATGTGTGCTTTAACTGTAGTCCAGTTTTCTCTAACATCTCGCCTCCAACCTTCACTTTTTTGGATCTTGAACTTGAAGAACAACGATGTCCGGAAGTGAGAATAGGATGAACTAAATTGATTATTTACTTCTTGTTTACAATATCTCACATCTAGTCTAGAATAATACTGATAGAAACATGCATTCATCTCTATTCTAAGTGTCAACTAAGTAGCGAAAAGTTAAAAGTTGTAGATGAGCTGCTAAAGAAGCTGAGCCTTTGTTGGTACTGATCATTTCTGGGAATATATATGCATGGTTCAGATTTCTCCAGCATCTCATTCACGAGCTTCACTTTGTACTTGGAGAAAGAGGATCATTATTTTCAGAAGTGAGGATTGATAaaaccaaattgactttgtttgatATGGCCAAAAAAACATTATACTGCTTTTGGGAAAGTAAGCCTGGATGTTTTAATGGTAAAATATGTTGTAGTCTTACTGGTTTCCCAGACCTAGGCTGATTGTTCCTGGCATTGAATTCCTACCAACACTTAATATGAATTCCTTAATATCGTGGCTGTTTAAAAGCACTTATATTTATGTTCCCCTTGCTCGTATGTGATAAAATTGATAATTGGTTTGTTATATTTCATTTACAGCCTACTGAAGACCCATTCGGTGAGACTCCCATCAAGGTAAAAATAACCAACCACTGCAGGATTGTTCTTTCACCGCCAACTTTCAACCCAATGCAGTGGCCCAAAGTTCTGAAACCTTCCAACCAGCCCCACCAGAGATTCAACTAATCCCGTATAGCTGCTCGCGGAGGTTTTGGTGCTCCAAGTTGACCACCCTGAGAACAATTTCCTTGCACGATCCGCCTCTGGTGCACCAGTAACCTCACAGACTGGTTGTAATGCTTCAAGTGGATCAGCCCCGGAGAAAAGCAATAATGCGATGGAGAATTATTACCACCAGACAGGACCTACAGCACCAGCAGCTTCACAGGCAGACACTCTTTCCGTTCCAGTAGGACTACCTGCGAAACCTCAACAGAAGGACAACAAATGTGATACTAAAACAATAGTTCGGGATGATAGATTTAGCCGAGGGCTTGATAATTTGGACATATCTGGACCTGTAAgtgcttcaactgcatcatttGGTTTGTGATCGAGAAAACAAGATTTGAAAAACCAAGCACACAAACTGAAAGTCTGGGCTATCACtggcttctttttttttctttgtttcattCCCTTTTACAGATGTTTTAATTACTTCTGGATTATATCTGGAAATAGGTTTACTTTGTTCTTTTCAATTTTTTAGTTGTGTGCTTATTTGTTTGTGCCCTGCAGCTAAAACCAATCCTCTGGCGGATATTGGAGTTAATTTATGTCCATCATagggagaagagagagaaagctGTCCACACAAACGGCTGTAACGTCTATAATTCCTTTGTAAAAGCTATGGGATCTTGTTCTGGAATGGGATGTGCAGGTGCAAGCTCAAGCTCTCTCTCCTTCTATCGTCGTCTTTATCGAACCACAAGAATAAAATCACTTATTACCCCAACCAACAAAACCCCACTATTTTTGTATGATATTGTGCTGAAAGAACTATAAACAATGTAATTTGCTACGACTGTCAAGAGGCCGACACAGACTACGGAACCCAAGATTTTCCTTTTCTTCAAAAATTTTAGTTTAAAGTTTTGTAGGGATTTACCCTTGATTAGAGGGAGCCCTTCCAGAAATTCTCGACGGCCCAAGGGCCGAGAAGGGGGTTTGGAAATAGTTTTCAACCAGCAATTGACGCGCCTCGGTTATTACCTCATTAGCTGCGTCATTGCCCCAAGCGCAAAGATAAGTTTTGAAGTCATCCATCAACTGCATTTTATAATACCTTCATTCACATCCCTAAATCAGAGTTGCACATTGTGGGTCTAATAATTGTCACTTTTACACTTTCGGTTCTAATGGTCGTGTAGTATTATGTTTGGAATGCTACAAACTAGGTTTTTAGATGGTAGAAGTGTGAGATCTCTGATCCCCAAATTGTGTTTGTATCGAAGTATTTATGATGTggaagaacatactgctttagTTAAGAGTTTCTTTTAGTTTTGGGAACAAACAGAATCTTAAGGCACATATTGTTCCCGACAAGTTTGTGTCATGTGTTGAAAATGTGGGTTGTCCTTGACCTGTACAAGGATTCAATTTTAATTTGGTTCTTCGAAACATGGGCAAAGATGCAAATAGTTCATGGTGTAGCTCGAAAAATACCCTTTTAACTAGAAACAAATGGTTTATGAGGACGTTTGAATTTTAAATCAGTGATTTACTTAAACTGTATGAATTTCAGTGACTGAATTTGTGGGGAAGGTTTTTCAATAGATTCCCAGCTGAAAATGAGTTTGTTCAAAGTATACAAGTTACAGTTGACTTGACTGGAAATTGCAGAGATGGAGGAGGTAATAGTATTAGAGTTGGAGGTGATCTAGAGTAGCATACATATTTTCACCATAAAATGTATAAATCCCAAACCTAAAGCACAAGGAAAAAGAACTCTAAGCACAACATTTAGATAAAAATATACCATCTATTACAGACACATGAAC from the Papaver somniferum cultivar HN1 unplaced genomic scaffold, ASM357369v1 unplaced-scaffold_5998, whole genome shotgun sequence genome contains:
- the LOC113343426 gene encoding uncharacterized protein LOC113343426 gives rise to the protein MENYYHQTGPTAPAASQADTLSVPVGLPAKPQQKDNKCDTKTIVRDDRFSRGLDNLDISGPLKPILWRILELIYVHHREKREKAVHTNGCNVYNSFVKAMGSCSGMGCAGASSSSLSFYRRLYRTTRIKSLITPTNKTPLFLYDIVLKEL